The following DNA comes from Vibrio gigantis.
TTGCGACTGATGGGTTAGACTGAAAAAAAACAAACACATGTAGAAAGAGAACTCATGGAACAGTTAAGAAAAATTGGCGCAATTGGCGGCGCAATCTCATTGGCTCTTTGCTGGCCTTTAGCCGTTGGGCAAATTGGACAAAATGCGATTACTGATGGCGTTGCAAAACTTAACAATTCGAGCATTCAAGCTGAGATCGTTGAGTACGATAGGGGTTACCTTTCTTCTAATGTAACCACTCGCATCACTGTGACGGATGAAAATCTAAAAGAACAACTTGCGATTGATGGCTTACCAAGTGAGTTTGTTATTAATAGTGCGGTTAGCCATGGCTTGGTTAGCCTTAACGCTGTCTCGACATTAGACAATGCAGACATTCTGCCACTGACCTTAACGACGAGCACAGAGCTGAATGGTAATACGGATTTCGACTTCGAGCTAAGCCAATTCAATCATCAAGGCACTGATGAGAATGGCACCTCGGTGTCTATCACTAAATCGAACCTGACTGGTCACGCGACTGTGTTAGGTCAAGTGGACTACCAACTTTCAATTCCTTCTGTTCAAATCGATTTTGAAACGGGTGAAGAGGTAACACTGTCTAACCTGAAAGGTGTTGGTTCAGGCCAACAAGCCAAAGGTTACTGGTTAGGCACTCAGAATTTCACGATTGATAGTTTCTTGGTTTCAGATTCTGCAATGCAGCCATTCATGACCATTGAAAATTCTAAGTACGATTTTGATTCGCACCTAGATGAAGCGACTAAGCGCCTGCGCAGCAATCTTAAACTGGATATCGCAAATATCGAGACCAGTGAAGGTCAGTTGAACAACTTAAACGTTGATTTTGAAATATCGAAATTAGATAGCGAATCATTCGAGAAAATCTTTGAGATTTACCAATCCAATCCAGTACTGACCCAAGAAGACGTCGCAGAGATCATTCCATTTATCGATATTCTGTTTGCTAAGGGTTTCGATCTTTCAATGAACAATATGTCGCTAGAGCTAGGTAAGGGCCAGTTTGAATCTAAATGGTTGGTGAGCGTACCGGAAGGGACAGAAAACATCAGCAGTAATCCTTCGATGATCATGCCAGCGCTTACTGGTAGCCTTCACTCGAGCTTTTCAAATGAGCTTGTTGAAGAATACCCATTCATCCGTGAAGGTATCGATGAATTGCTTGTGATGGAAATGATCAAAGAAACAGAAAGTGGTTATGAAATCAGTGCTGACTTAGAAAATGGAAACCTAGTGTTCGAAAATGGACAAGAAATTCCGTTAATCGCTCTACTTATGCCAGTTTTTGTTCAATAAACTGAGCTGACCTGGATACTGATAGAGTGATTTAGCAGGTTAAGCTTAAACATTTTATACGGTACAAAACAAAAGAGGTCTTAAGACCTCTTTTGTTGTTTTTATGTTGGGTAAAACATGGTATTACTTGCATAGTTATTATTTAGCAGGAGCAATCATCCCCATGGAACTTACATTAGATAACGTATTCAACTTCAGTGCAGGTCCAGCCGCACTGCCTAAACCTGTAATGAAACAAGCGCAAGCAGACTTTATTGATTGGAATGGTTTAGGGACTTCCGTGATGGAAATCAGCCATCGCAGCAAGGAATTTATTCAAGTTGCAGACGAGTCCGAGCAGGACTTACGTGATCTTCTGAACATCCCAGACAATTACAAAGTTCTTTTCTGTCAGGGGGGCGCTCGTGCTCAATTCGCTGCTGTTCCTCTAAACCTTTTAGGTGACGCGACGAAAGCGACTTACATCGATGCAGGTTACTGGGCGGAAAGTGCGGTAACTGAAGCAAGCAAGTACTGTGAGATCGATGTATTCAACGCGAAGACGTCAATTGATGGCAAAGCGGCTGTTGTTCCCGCTAAAGATTGGAAAATCGACCCAGAAGCTGCGTATGTACATTTCTGTCCAAACGAAACCATCGATGGTATTGAAATCAGCGAGCTTCCTCAAACTGATAAGCCAATCGTGGCGGACATGTCATCTAATATTCTGTCTCGTAAGATTGATGTGTCTCAGTATGGTGTTATCTACGCTGGCGCTCAGAAGAACATTGGCCCGGCTGGTATCTGCATCGCTATCGTGCGTGATGATTTGCTAGATCTTGCAAATGACGTATTGCCAAGCATTCTTAATTACAAAGTGCTTGCTGAAAAAGACTCAATGTTCAACACGCCACCAACTTACGCTTGGTACTTGTCTGGCCTTGTTTTCAAATGGCTGAAAGCTCAAGGTGGTGTTGAAGCGATGGAGTTGGTGAACAAAGAGAAAGCAGCGTTGCTTTACAATGCTATCGATAGCTCAGCTTTCTACAAAAACGATGTTCACACTGCAAACCGTTCAAGAATGAACGTACCGTTCCAACTTGCGAAACCTGAGCTAGATGGCAAGTTCTTAGAGTTGGCTGACGCTGCGGGTCTGAAATCACTAAAAGGCCATAGAGCCGTAGGTGGAATGAGAGCTTCACTTTACAACGCAATGTCTTTGGAAGGCGTTCAAGCGTTGGTTAGTTTCATGAAAGATTTCGAAGAGAAGTACGCTTAATCTGGTCACACGAGATTGAACCATTCAAAGAGGAGCTATTAGCTCCTCTTTTTCTTTTTTAGCCCCTCAACCATTTCTCAGCAACACTAACTATTTTCTTTTGCTGTTTAAACGAAATTGCTGCGGCGTGACGTTAAAATATGCTCTAAACGTCTTGATGTACGATGAGTCGTTTTGATAGCCAACTAGGTCAGCAATTCGTTGAATCGAGAGTTCTTCATCAAGCAAAGATAATGAATAAATCAGTCGTATTTGTTGTCGCCACAGCTGAAATGACGTGTTGAATTCTTTTGAGAATAATCGCGATAATGTTCGTTCCGATGCTCCGACTTTTTCTCCCCACTCTTTGAGTGACAAGTCTAAATTTGGCTCATCAGTGAGGGCTTCAAATATCAACTTCAAACGCCTGTCTTGTGGCAATAACAGCTGAAATGTTTGTACGTTGTCTTTCATTATTTGGTCGTGCAATACGGACAGTAGGCGAGACACTTCTTCATCGCTCACCAAGCCCTCACACTGTCTTCGAATTTCTTGTAATAGCTCATTTAGAAAGGGAGTAAGTGTGATGGTTCGAACTTCGGGCTCATACTCCTTTCCAAAGGCTGGGTTAAGGTAAATACCAACAAACGTGGTATGGCTCAATGCGATAGACTCATGTGAAATACCGGCAGGTACAAACAAAGCCGATGTGTGCGGCACAAGGTGTTGATAGTGTTCTGTTTGAGTCTGTAGCAAACCTTTGAGTGGAAAGATCACTTGATGCCATGTGTGCTGGTGCATCGCATCGATGTAACCTTTCGGCATGTCGATAGTCTTAACGAGCGCGGGCGAATTTGGATTAGCGACCATCATCCTATTGGAGGTGACAACTCCGGTACGAGAATCGATTTGGCGGGTTAGCATGGTTAAGTGTCCTTATGTCCCTACTCTGACGGGGCGACCCTAGGCTATCATGCTCGGCAAAGAGCGTGAAGTTGAGTCGCAGTGTCGTTTTATTTCACGCAGTTCAACAAGTATGTTTTCAGTAAGAAAGTCTCCAGTAAGAAGGAAGGGATATGAAGAAGTTAGGCGTAGTAAATAGTGTATTGGTAGGAAAAATTGCCGCCTTCGCACACGGAGCAAAAAGTGCTATTGATAAGCAAGTTTTATCAGAGCGCCAATACGCGACAGAGCTTGGTTTTACCAACGATGAACAAGGTGACCCGCGTTTCCATGGCGGCATTCAGAAAGCTCTTCATATCTACCCAAGCGAGCACTATTCAGTTTGGCAGAAAGAGTTAGGTGACAAAGGTATCTTTCAATCTTCAGGTGCATTTGGTGAGAACCTAAGCTCAAGTGGCATCACGGAACAATCTATTTGTTTGAAAGATAAGGTTCGTATCGGCTCAACATTATTGGAAGTCTCACAAGGGCGTATGCCTTGTTGGAAACTCAATGTGAGATTCGAGCAGAACGATATGGCGAGGAGACTGCAAGACACACTTCGAACAGGCTGGTACTTCCGCGTATTGGAAGAGGGCGATATTGGCGCAGGTGACGAGATTATTCTGTGTGAAAGACCGTATCCAGATTGGTCGCTCGCTCGTATCATGGGGGCTGTTTTCACAGGTAGTTTAGATAAAGAAGAGCTAAGCCAGATGGCTGAACTGCCATTGGTCGAATCATGGGGAGCACTTGTTGCACGTCGCCTTGAAACAGGAAAAGTTGAAGACTGGGAAATGCGCTTGGTTGGGCCTACTGCGGTATAAAGCCAGTAGTGAAATTAAGAAAGCCCGTTAATTGAACATAGCGGGCTTTTTAATAGTGACCAACTTTCACTTTCAGTGTAGCTATAACCAGAAACTCTTCAAAGGCATTTCAGCATCAAAGTGATGAGCAATCTGCGCTTGGAGTAGCTCAGCAGTCGCAATCGCGTCAGTTAGTGCATGATGCGGTGTGTAGTCGGGTAGGTGGTATCGACGACGACTTTGGCCAAGTCTTACTGAGGCTGGCTTCTTACCTTTGAGCTTGTTCCACAGGCCACCGGCCAGTTTGTTCTGAATTTGAGATTCAATCTCGAGCGTGTCGAGGACTGGAAATTCGATCCCTTCACCTAATCTCACTTTCAATGCATTATCCAAGAAGTCCCGTTCGATACGGCGATAGTGAACCACTGGGATATGTCCCGCCATCGCTTCTAATATCTCATCTAACACTTCGCTAAGATCTGGTGCATCAATGATGTCGTTGTGAGTGATGCCATGAATTACCACAGAATCTTCTTCCAACTTCTGCTTTGGCCGCAGTGTCCAGTGCCTGGCTTGTCGCAAGTAAATACGATTGAGCGTAAACGGGACAAGGCCAATGGTGATGATGCCATCTTTGTTTGGGTTTAAGCCTGTTGTCTCAAAGTCGACCGCTAAGAACATCACTTCTGAAATTGGCGTATCAGGCGCGGGAAGAGGCTGGCTATAAAAGTGCTTTAAGCGCTCATCTCTCGCTCTTTCTAGCTTCTGAGCAAACTTAAATGGCCAATCGACCGCAGGTGATCTGAATAGTTTGTTCATAGGCCCTACTTAAACTTATTGCTGGCTTGATAACGGAACTTAAGGAAGTTTTGCGCATTACTTAATATTTGGAATGCATCCTTAAGGTTACGTCGCTCGAAGTCAGATAGGTTCTCTGGTTCGATGTTGTTATCAGGCTCGACATTATTATCAACATCGTGTGCTTGGTGGCGAATACGAACCAGAGAGATAAACTCCATCGCATCTTTCAAGTCTTGAGCTCGACCTTTTGGCAGAATACCTGCGTCGATAATGTCATCCAAACGTTCGAATGAGTTCTTAGAACGAGAGCCCACTGCCAATGAATGAACACGAATCAAGTCTGCTAATGGTGCAGTACCACGGCGCTTAAGGTTGATGGAGTTGTTATGACGGCCATCTTTCTCCATTACGAAGTCTTTAAAGAAACCAAGTGGCGGCGTACGGTTGAGTGCGTTACGTGCAAGACAGGCTAAGAAGCGGTTGTTTTTACGTGCGCGTCGAACGATAAAGCTGTTTAATTGCTCAGCCCACTTCAGACGGCCATAAACGCCATCAAGGTCGAAGAAGATTGAAGCATTCAACAGTGCTTTCGGGTTTGGATCATCAATCCAATCGGCAAAGCACTCTTCCCATTCTCTACGAGTCATGCGCCATGTTGGGTTAGTCGCCATGATGTCACCCGTACAGTACACATAGCCACACTGGTCTAAGCCGTCACAAATGAATTTTGAGAGCTCTTCAAAGTACTTGCCGTGCTTTTTCTCATCGTAGGTATCATCAAGAATAATTGCGTTATCTTGGTCAGTAACGAGCAGTTGCTCGTCACGACCCATAGAACCGAGTGCGAGGAAACAATAAGGGATAGGAGCCTTGCCCAACTTCTCTTCACCAAGTTCGATAATACGTTGCTTAAAGCTACGGCCAATTACCGACATTGCGGTACCAACCATATGGGCGTTGGCATCTTCGTTGACTAAGCGCACAAAGCTGTCTTTCACTTGCTCAGAAAGCACTTTCAGATCTTCAATACTCTGTTGTTGGAAGATACTACTTACAAGTAACAGCGAGTTTTGAGATTCGTAACGAACAATATCAGTCGCTTCGATTATGCCAATAGGTTTCTTATCTTTTAGTACTGGCAAATGATGTACGTTGTAGCGAAGCATGGTCATCATGGCTTCGTATACGTAGGCATTGTGGTCGAGTGAGATAACCTCTGGCGTCATCACGCTGGACACTTCATCCGATGGGTCTAGACCTTCGGCGAGTACACGCGTACATAAATCTCGGTCGGTGATGATACCAATCACTGGTGTTGAGTCATCTTCATCATCTTCGACGATATCTGGGTCGATGATCAGCAAAGAGGATACATTATCTTGGGCCATCATGGTTGCGGCTTGTTGAATAGTGCGCGTTTTTTCGATCATTGGCGCTTCGCTAGTCAGCAGCGTTTTGACTTTTGATGTCGTTAGGTCGTTAGCGTCGTTGCTATCTGAGTTGGCTTGGCGCAGTCGCGCGTTATCTTCTACTTCTACGAAATCGGCAAAGGAGTCGTAGTTGTCGTAGAGTTCTTGGAAGATAGGCTCAGGAATGCAGTAGAGCAGGGTATCTTCAGTCGCTTTAACAGGGAAACGCACCTTGTTGTTGGTCAGTAGGCCCATTTGACCAAATAAGTGGCCTTCATCAAGGCGGTTATAGAGTTCACCTTTACGACGGTAGACTTCTACTTCGCCACTTCGAACGATGTATAAGTCATGAATTTGATCACCAAAGTGAATGATGGGGGTATCTTGGCGGTAATAAGAAATTTCCACACTACTGGTCACTTTCGCCAACATCTCCTCTGGGAGTTCTGTGAAAGGGGGGTATTGTGCCAGAAAGTTTTGAATCTCTAATAACTCAGCATCCATAATGATCATCCATTAGTTTGTATGATTTCATGGTACAACATTTGATAATAATTTGCCGTCACAAATCAATCTGTGAGCTAAAACCTTTTTAAAGTCTTATGGATAGACTAACCTTTCAATTAATGGAGTGACAGTTAAAGGATGATAGGAATGTCGAAGTGGAAGCTTAGTTTTGTATCTACAGTTTTTGTGTTTTCTCCAAGTTTGTGGGCAGACACTAACGCCGTGGATATTCTTGATTATGACCATATATATGCGACCGCGCATTCGGGCAGTTTAAATGAAGATGCAGGCAGTAATAACAATGCCTCGTCGTATGGACTAGGCGTTAGTTACGCGATGACGGATGATTGGTTGTTGCTGGGAGACTACAGCGCACGCTTTATTCACCCTGATGAAAGCACGACTCGAATTGATACCTTAATGGCAGGGGCTGGTTACCGTTATAGCATTAAGAAAGACTTGGATATTGTGGCTTCTTACTTGTTGGGTGTTACCAAAGGTGAGGTTGAGCTTAACGGTAGTAATGAAACCTTAGAATCGGACACTGAATTTGTCCAAGGGGTAAAAGCAGAGCTTAACTATGGCTTTGCGAAACGTTGGATTGCCAATGGCAGCGTACAAGTGAATCGAAGTGATTTGTTCGACGAAGAGATTTACCACCTAGGTTTACGTTATCTGGTGACCAACAAATTTGCGATTGGTGGCTCCTACCAACACCGAGATGGCGAGGGCAGCACGGGTGTGAGTGAAAGAACGAATGAGTTAGGTGTTGAGTTCTTCCTAGAGTACTAACTTACAAAACATTTAAACTGAAAGTAGAGATACAAAAAAGCCAGCTTAATCGCTGGCTTTTGCATATCTACTGTCTGCAAGAGCAGACTTGGTATTGTTACGATTACAGAACCGCAGCGATACCTTTACATAGAGGACCCATGTTTGACTTAGTCATGCCCGCTACGCTGATGCGGCCAGAGCCAACAATGTAGATTGCGAATTCGTCTTTTAGGCGGTTTACTTGCTCTTTGCTCAAACCAGAGAAAGAGAACATGCCGTTTTGGCGCTCGATGAACGTGAAGTCTGCATCAACACCTTCTGATTTCAGTGTTGCAACGAATAGCTCACGCATTTCTTGGATACGGTCACGCATCTCAGCTACTTCCGCTTCCCATTCCGCTCGTAGACCAGCATCGCCAAGGATGTGAGTCACGACTGCACTACCGTGCGCTGGTGGGTTAGAGTAGATAGAGCGGATTATGCTCTTAACTTGAGAGAATGCTGTTGTTGCTACGTCTGCAGATTCAGCAACCAAAGTGAATGCACCAACACGCTCGTTGTATAGACCAAAGTTCTTAGAGAACGAGCTCGCGACTAGAATCTCTTTGTTGTACTTAGCGAAAGTACGAAGGCCAGCAGCATCTTCTTCAACGCCTTTTGCAAAACCTTGGTAAGCAAAGTCGAATAGTGGAAGAAGCTTCTTCTCAGCAACGAGCTTAGCCAGTACTTCCCACTCTTCAGCTGTTGGGTCGATACCTGTTGGGTTGTGACAGCAGCCGTGAAGAAGAACGATATCACCTTCAGATGCTTTCTCTAGGTCAGCAACCATGCCAGCGAAGTCTTTGTCTTTTGTTTCAGCGTTGTAGTAGCTGTATTGAGCTGTTTCGATACCAGCAGCAGCGAAAACACCGTTGTGGTTAGCCCAAGTTGGGTTGCTGATCCAGATCTTCACATCGCCCAGTTGGCGCTTGATGAATTCACCTGCAACACGTAGAGCACCAGTACCACCAGGAGCTTGTGCTGTTTTAGCGCGTTGAGACGTTACGATTTCAGCGTCTGAACCGAAAAGAAGTTTCTGAACCGCTAGACCGTATTCAGCTGTGCCTTCAATCGTTAGGTAAGATTTGGTTTTTTCGTTTTCAAGAAGTGCAGCTTCTGCTTTCTTTACTGTTTTAAGTACAGGCGTTTGACCATCTTCATTTTTGTAGATGCCAACACCAAGGTTGATTTTCTCTGCGCGAGAGTCTTTTTTAAACTCTTCAGTAAGGCCGAGGATAGGATCGGCGGGAGCAGCTAACACTTTTTCAAACATAATCTTCATCCATGTCAATTGAGAGGGGATAGTATCTAAGGGTAGTTATACCTGTATGGAATTTTTAAGACAATACGAAGTGAACAGAAAGGACAAAAAAAATCCATTTCAATCAGATTTATTGATTAAAGAGGGTATTTGATAACAAAACACCCTACGGATTAACCTATAGGGTGCAAGAAGTTAGTGATTTTTGAATAGATTAAGCAGGTTGAGCAATAAAGCTTTCACGCTCAAGTTCACTGGGCACATTTTTGCCATCTTTGTAGAGCGCGGCAATTGAAACGAACTCCTGTTCGACGGCCAGAAAAGCTTGGACAACTTGCGGATCAAAATGCGTTCCATTGCCCTCTAAGATGATCTGTTTAGCTTGTTCGTGACTAAAGGCTGGCTTGTAAACGCGTTTCGATATTAGCGCATCATAAACATCGGCTAGTGCCATTAAACGGCCAGATAGAGGAATATCCTCACCAGACAGCTGATTTGGGTAACCGCTGCCATTCCATTTTTCGTGATGAGTGAGAGATATCTCTTTTGCGACTCTCAAGAAAGAGCTACTTCCCAGCTGCTTTTCTGCAATAGATAAAGCTTCAGCGCCAATTGCAGGGTGACCTTTCATTATCTCAAACTCTTCGTCCGTCAATTTGCCCGGCTTCAATAGCACACTGTCAGGTACACCCACTTTGCCTACATCATGCAGTGGGGCTGACTTATAAAGCAGCTCGATATAGTTGGGTGTTAACAAGGTCGCGTGAGCTTTCGATTTACTGAGTTCTTGAGCGAGAACCTTAACGTACTCTTGAGTTCTTAGGATATGTGCGCCAGTTTCATTGTCTCTCGATTCGGCAAGTGCCGATAAGCTTACGATTGCTACGTCTCGAGTGGTTTTCACTTCGTTTTGTGCGGTTTCCAGGCTATCAAGCATGGTATTGGTCATAGATGCCATTGAGCCAAGCTCGTTGTAGCCAAAAATAGGCAGGCGAACACCTTGCTCTCCATTGGTCACCTTGTTCAATGCACACTCTTGGTTAATTAGAATGCGTTTAATTAGCTTGCTCCAGAGCGTCATGATGGTTATCGCGTAACCACCCAATACCACAGCCAAATAGATAAACTCCTTGATCACGCTGATCTTGCCGGTGCCGTCCAATAAGCGGTCAGGGTTGTGCTCTAGCCAAAAGATGTCTTTGACGGCAATCATCGTCAACATTGTAGTCAGTGTTACCAGAAGCACGATGACCAAACCAATCATTTGCTTAACCAGCGAACTCCTTTCACCAACCAGTTGGAAGTCAAATTGTCCAGTCGTCTCCATTTTATCCATTTGACTGAGCTTCGCATTCAATTGGAGAATAGTTCCAGTAAAGAAGCCGAATAGACTCATGCCAAACAGCACTTTCAAATTGCTATCTATCGTGAATTCATAGCTTAAGTTGTAATAGAGCGCGAAAGGGATACTTGCAGCAAAAAATAGCAGGGTATCTAGCTGGGCGAATCGGCCTTGTTTGACTAAGGTGTGCTGCGCGAATAGGTAACGACGCGCGAGCCACAATAAGATA
Coding sequences within:
- a CDS encoding HD-GYP domain-containing protein, whose amino-acid sequence is MRKSNKNENKGLSMDISNYNQSLTTKLYFIAGVLFGTYGSRVCPMLESLTTLEIFTQVSIVFILLWLARRYLFAQHTLVKQGRFAQLDTLLFFAASIPFALYYNLSYEFTIDSNLKVLFGMSLFGFFTGTILQLNAKLSQMDKMETTGQFDFQLVGERSSLVKQMIGLVIVLLVTLTTMLTMIAVKDIFWLEHNPDRLLDGTGKISVIKEFIYLAVVLGGYAITIMTLWSKLIKRILINQECALNKVTNGEQGVRLPIFGYNELGSMASMTNTMLDSLETAQNEVKTTRDVAIVSLSALAESRDNETGAHILRTQEYVKVLAQELSKSKAHATLLTPNYIELLYKSAPLHDVGKVGVPDSVLLKPGKLTDEEFEIMKGHPAIGAEALSIAEKQLGSSSFLRVAKEISLTHHEKWNGSGYPNQLSGEDIPLSGRLMALADVYDALISKRVYKPAFSHEQAKQIILEGNGTHFDPQVVQAFLAVEQEFVSIAALYKDGKNVPSELERESFIAQPA
- the serC gene encoding 3-phosphoserine/phosphohydroxythreonine transaminase: MELTLDNVFNFSAGPAALPKPVMKQAQADFIDWNGLGTSVMEISHRSKEFIQVADESEQDLRDLLNIPDNYKVLFCQGGARAQFAAVPLNLLGDATKATYIDAGYWAESAVTEASKYCEIDVFNAKTSIDGKAAVVPAKDWKIDPEAAYVHFCPNETIDGIEISELPQTDKPIVADMSSNILSRKIDVSQYGVIYAGAQKNIGPAGICIAIVRDDLLDLANDVLPSILNYKVLAEKDSMFNTPPTYAWYLSGLVFKWLKAQGGVEAMELVNKEKAALLYNAIDSSAFYKNDVHTANRSRMNVPFQLAKPELDGKFLELADAAGLKSLKGHRAVGGMRASLYNAMSLEGVQALVSFMKDFEEKYA
- a CDS encoding outer membrane beta-barrel protein, encoding MSKWKLSFVSTVFVFSPSLWADTNAVDILDYDHIYATAHSGSLNEDAGSNNNASSYGLGVSYAMTDDWLLLGDYSARFIHPDESTTRIDTLMAGAGYRYSIKKDLDIVASYLLGVTKGEVELNGSNETLESDTEFVQGVKAELNYGFAKRWIANGSVQVNRSDLFDEEIYHLGLRYLVTNKFAIGGSYQHRDGEGSTGVSERTNELGVEFFLEY
- a CDS encoding amino acid aminotransferase; protein product: MFEKVLAAPADPILGLTEEFKKDSRAEKINLGVGIYKNEDGQTPVLKTVKKAEAALLENEKTKSYLTIEGTAEYGLAVQKLLFGSDAEIVTSQRAKTAQAPGGTGALRVAGEFIKRQLGDVKIWISNPTWANHNGVFAAAGIETAQYSYYNAETKDKDFAGMVADLEKASEGDIVLLHGCCHNPTGIDPTAEEWEVLAKLVAEKKLLPLFDFAYQGFAKGVEEDAAGLRTFAKYNKEILVASSFSKNFGLYNERVGAFTLVAESADVATTAFSQVKSIIRSIYSNPPAHGSAVVTHILGDAGLRAEWEAEVAEMRDRIQEMRELFVATLKSEGVDADFTFIERQNGMFSFSGLSKEQVNRLKDEFAIYIVGSGRISVAGMTKSNMGPLCKGIAAVL
- a CDS encoding MOSC domain-containing protein — its product is MKKLGVVNSVLVGKIAAFAHGAKSAIDKQVLSERQYATELGFTNDEQGDPRFHGGIQKALHIYPSEHYSVWQKELGDKGIFQSSGAFGENLSSSGITEQSICLKDKVRIGSTLLEVSQGRMPCWKLNVRFEQNDMARRLQDTLRTGWYFRVLEEGDIGAGDEIILCERPYPDWSLARIMGAVFTGSLDKEELSQMAELPLVESWGALVARRLETGKVEDWEMRLVGPTAV
- a CDS encoding 3'-5' exonuclease, with product MNKLFRSPAVDWPFKFAQKLERARDERLKHFYSQPLPAPDTPISEVMFLAVDFETTGLNPNKDGIITIGLVPFTLNRIYLRQARHWTLRPKQKLEEDSVVIHGITHNDIIDAPDLSEVLDEILEAMAGHIPVVHYRRIERDFLDNALKVRLGEGIEFPVLDTLEIESQIQNKLAGGLWNKLKGKKPASVRLGQSRRRYHLPDYTPHHALTDAIATAELLQAQIAHHFDAEMPLKSFWL
- a CDS encoding DUF294 nucleotidyltransferase-like domain-containing protein; the protein is MDAELLEIQNFLAQYPPFTELPEEMLAKVTSSVEISYYRQDTPIIHFGDQIHDLYIVRSGEVEVYRRKGELYNRLDEGHLFGQMGLLTNNKVRFPVKATEDTLLYCIPEPIFQELYDNYDSFADFVEVEDNARLRQANSDSNDANDLTTSKVKTLLTSEAPMIEKTRTIQQAATMMAQDNVSSLLIIDPDIVEDDEDDSTPVIGIITDRDLCTRVLAEGLDPSDEVSSVMTPEVISLDHNAYVYEAMMTMLRYNVHHLPVLKDKKPIGIIEATDIVRYESQNSLLLVSSIFQQQSIEDLKVLSEQVKDSFVRLVNEDANAHMVGTAMSVIGRSFKQRIIELGEEKLGKAPIPYCFLALGSMGRDEQLLVTDQDNAIILDDTYDEKKHGKYFEELSKFICDGLDQCGYVYCTGDIMATNPTWRMTRREWEECFADWIDDPNPKALLNASIFFDLDGVYGRLKWAEQLNSFIVRRARKNNRFLACLARNALNRTPPLGFFKDFVMEKDGRHNNSINLKRRGTAPLADLIRVHSLAVGSRSKNSFERLDDIIDAGILPKGRAQDLKDAMEFISLVRIRHQAHDVDNNVEPDNNIEPENLSDFERRNLKDAFQILSNAQNFLKFRYQASNKFK
- a CDS encoding AraC family transcriptional regulator, with protein sequence MLTRQIDSRTGVVTSNRMMVANPNSPALVKTIDMPKGYIDAMHQHTWHQVIFPLKGLLQTQTEHYQHLVPHTSALFVPAGISHESIALSHTTFVGIYLNPAFGKEYEPEVRTITLTPFLNELLQEIRRQCEGLVSDEEVSRLLSVLHDQIMKDNVQTFQLLLPQDRRLKLIFEALTDEPNLDLSLKEWGEKVGASERTLSRLFSKEFNTSFQLWRQQIRLIYSLSLLDEELSIQRIADLVGYQNDSSYIKTFRAYFNVTPQQFRLNSKRK
- a CDS encoding DUF945 family protein; this translates as MEQLRKIGAIGGAISLALCWPLAVGQIGQNAITDGVAKLNNSSIQAEIVEYDRGYLSSNVTTRITVTDENLKEQLAIDGLPSEFVINSAVSHGLVSLNAVSTLDNADILPLTLTTSTELNGNTDFDFELSQFNHQGTDENGTSVSITKSNLTGHATVLGQVDYQLSIPSVQIDFETGEEVTLSNLKGVGSGQQAKGYWLGTQNFTIDSFLVSDSAMQPFMTIENSKYDFDSHLDEATKRLRSNLKLDIANIETSEGQLNNLNVDFEISKLDSESFEKIFEIYQSNPVLTQEDVAEIIPFIDILFAKGFDLSMNNMSLELGKGQFESKWLVSVPEGTENISSNPSMIMPALTGSLHSSFSNELVEEYPFIREGIDELLVMEMIKETESGYEISADLENGNLVFENGQEIPLIALLMPVFVQ